A portion of the Homalodisca vitripennis isolate AUS2020 chromosome 2, UT_GWSS_2.1, whole genome shotgun sequence genome contains these proteins:
- the LOC124355155 gene encoding maternal protein exuperantia-1, which yields MVSTDKVVPKAGLPAGDYKIVAWDLDTTGRRLIDEFCHVAGYTPEDKFSQYVMPYKDLDLISKRRHQVRTVTVGKYRMLKDLKTGKVFQLHVIHKLVHKYHKYSVSSSFIENLVHKLMLT from the coding sequence ATGGTGTCAACTGATAAGGTTGTACCGAAGGCTGGGTTACCAGCAGGAGACTACAAGATAGTGGCTTGGGACTTGGACACTACTGGGAGGAGACTGATAGATGAATTCTGTCATGTTGCTGGCTATACCCCAGAGGACAAGTTCTCTCAGTATGTCATGCCATACAAGGATCTGGACCTAATCTCTAAACGGAGGCACCAAGTTAGAACAGTGACTGTAGGAAAATATCGTATGCTGAAGGACCTTAAAACTGGAAAGGTATTTCAGTTACACGTAATACATAAACTTGTCCACAAATACCATAAATACTCAGTTTCTTCTTCATTCATTGAAAACTTGGTTCATAAGCTGATGTTAACTTGA